One genomic segment of Nothobranchius furzeri strain GRZ-AD chromosome 10, NfurGRZ-RIMD1, whole genome shotgun sequence includes these proteins:
- the pgap2 gene encoding post-GPI attachment to proteins factor 2, producing the protein MLQGLYSNLDRDRPLIRLPFTRFAVVTVLLPLTGLLACIFTSLYYHFEDSTYTHCQVSNYLPSISSAISREPERYIWRSCIGLHSAPRYLVAVVYFNFYRQRFAAQLPELLLSGLALVCSLAENTGLVLLSYVASTETYKVHKNGFITFIASSLLHMLITCRLWYVIRRNYVSQEEVTSYLWKLRLFLFNVGCFAAAAYFFRRHNKFCETGVYTLFAAFEYLVVFSNMAFHMTAFWDFGSTEVMVATLPEGKRY; encoded by the exons ATGCTCCAGGGCCTGTACTCCAACCTGGACCGGGACCGGCCCCTGATCCGGCTCCCCTTCACCAGGTTTGCCGTGGTAACAGTTCTGCTCCCGCTGACCGGCCTCCTGGCCTGCATCTTCACCTCCCTCTACTACCACTTCGAAGACTCAACTTACACCCACTGTCAG GTGTCCAACTACCTCCCGTCCATCAGTTCTGCTATCAGCCGCGAGCCGGAGCGCTACATCTGGCGCAGCTGCATCGGGCTGCACTCGGCGCCGCGGTACCTGGTGGCTGTGGTCTACTTTAACTTCTACCGCCAACGTTTCGCCGCCCAGCTGCCAGAACTTCTGCTGAGCGGGCTGGCGCTCGTCTGCAGCCTTGCAGAGAACACCGGCCTGGTTCTGCTCTCCTACGTGGCGTCCACAGAAACCTACA AAGTTCATAAAAACGGCTTCATCACCTTCATAGCAAGCTCGCTGCTGCACATGCTCATCACATGCAGACTGTGGTACGTCATCCGGAGGAACTACGTCAGCCAGGAG GAGGTAACGTCGTATCTCTGGAAGCTGCGTCTCTTCCTGTTCAACGTCGGCTGCTTCGCAGCTGCAGCATATTTCTTCAGGCGCCACAACAAGTTCTGTGAGACGGGAG TTTACACCCTGTTTGCTGCCTTCGAGTACCTGGTGGTCTTCTCCAACATGGCCTTCCACATGACGGCCTTCTGGGACTTTGGGAGTACGGAGGTGATGGTGGCCACGCTGCCAGAGGGCAAACGGTACTGA